The proteins below are encoded in one region of Pacificitalea manganoxidans:
- a CDS encoding metallophosphoesterase — protein MTFYAMGDIHGQLALLQGAHALIAEDRARHGMAEDTPIVHLGDLVDRGPDSCGVVDHLVQGHAAGAPWVTIKGNHDRMMERFLTDARLDDPGLRADLDWLHDKLGGSETLASYGVDVSPERSVAEIHADAQAKVPQSHTDFLRNLPLTWGAGHGWGAALCVHAGVRAGVPLVQQTEEDLVWIRKGFLDSDADFGALIVHGHTPVERATHYGNHLNLDSGAAFGGPLSVAVIAPGREVWLLDPEQGRVRLEPVDGTQT, from the coding sequence ATGACATTTTACGCGATGGGCGACATTCACGGACAGCTGGCGCTGCTGCAAGGCGCGCATGCGCTGATCGCGGAGGACCGCGCGCGGCACGGAATGGCCGAGGACACGCCCATCGTGCATCTGGGCGATCTGGTGGATCGCGGGCCTGACAGCTGCGGTGTGGTCGATCATCTGGTGCAGGGCCACGCGGCGGGCGCGCCTTGGGTCACCATCAAGGGCAATCACGACCGGATGATGGAGCGGTTTCTGACCGACGCGCGGCTGGACGATCCGGGGCTGCGCGCCGATCTGGATTGGCTGCATGACAAGCTGGGCGGCAGTGAAACGCTGGCCTCCTACGGGGTCGATGTCAGCCCCGAGCGGTCGGTCGCGGAGATCCACGCCGACGCGCAGGCAAAGGTGCCGCAGTCCCATACGGACTTTCTACGCAACCTGCCGCTGACATGGGGCGCGGGCCACGGCTGGGGTGCGGCGCTCTGCGTGCATGCAGGCGTGCGCGCGGGCGTGCCGCTGGTCCAGCAGACGGAGGAAGATCTGGTGTGGATCAGAAAGGGGTTTCTGGACAGTGACGCCGATTTCGGCGCGCTGATCGTGCATGGCCACACCCCGGTGGAGCGGGCGACGCATTACGGCAATCACCTGAACCTCGACAGCGGCGCGGCGTTTGGCGGGCCGCTGTCGGTGGCCGTGATCGCACCGGGGCGCGAGGTCTGGCTGCTGGACCCGGAGCAAGGCCGCGTCAGGCTGGAGCCGGTGGACGGCACCCAGACCTGA
- a CDS encoding I78 family peptidase inhibitor, with product MPMRMPMLMIAGVSLSLMAACGPQIPETPEIVNPDVALPYGTPLERREPDLCQLDQVRAFVGQPVSYAPVSSLDRPVRVIGPDDIVTQEYNPRRVNFYTDAYGTITRVSCG from the coding sequence ATGCCGATGCGCATGCCGATGCTGATGATCGCGGGCGTTTCCCTGTCGCTGATGGCCGCTTGCGGGCCGCAGATCCCCGAGACGCCGGAAATCGTCAATCCCGATGTCGCCCTGCCCTATGGCACGCCGCTGGAACGGCGCGAGCCTGATCTGTGCCAGCTCGATCAGGTGCGCGCCTTTGTCGGCCAGCCGGTGAGCTACGCCCCGGTATCGAGCCTTGATCGCCCGGTGCGGGTAATCGGCCCCGATGACATCGTAACGCAGGAATACAATCCGCGCCGCGTCAATTTCTACACCGACGCCTACGGCACCATCACCCGCGTCTCCTGCGGCTAA
- the fmt gene encoding methionyl-tRNA formyltransferase, protein MKVVFMGTPDFSVPALDAVIAAGHEVVAVYTQPPRPAGRGKRDRPSPVQARAEARGLEVRHPVSLRTAEAQDDFAALGADVAVVVAYGLILPQAVLDAPAQGCLNIHASLLPRWRGAAPIHRAVMAGDAETGVCIMQMEAGLDTGPVLLCEATEIGPETTTALLHDRLAGMGARLIARALADLPTLEPCPQPEDGVTYAKKIDKAEARIDWTRPAVEIDRQIRGLAPFPGAWCEIMGERVKLLASRLAEGDGTPGQVLPRGEDQLVVACSEGAVELRRAQRAGGKPLATEEFLRGIDLPEQLS, encoded by the coding sequence ATGAAAGTTGTCTTCATGGGCACGCCGGATTTCTCGGTGCCCGCGCTTGATGCCGTGATCGCCGCCGGTCACGAGGTGGTTGCGGTCTACACCCAGCCCCCCCGCCCCGCAGGACGCGGCAAGCGCGACCGTCCGTCGCCCGTGCAGGCGCGGGCCGAAGCCCGCGGGCTGGAGGTGCGCCACCCGGTGAGCCTGCGCACCGCCGAGGCGCAGGACGACTTTGCCGCGCTGGGGGCCGATGTGGCGGTGGTGGTGGCCTACGGGCTGATCCTGCCGCAGGCGGTGCTGGATGCGCCCGCGCAGGGCTGTCTGAACATCCACGCCTCGCTGCTGCCGCGCTGGCGCGGTGCGGCGCCGATCCACCGGGCCGTGATGGCGGGCGATGCGGAAACCGGCGTGTGCATCATGCAGATGGAAGCGGGGCTGGATACCGGGCCGGTGCTTTTGTGCGAGGCGACCGAGATCGGCCCCGAAACCACAACCGCCTTGCTGCATGATCGGCTGGCGGGGATGGGCGCGCGGCTGATCGCGCGGGCGCTGGCCGATCTGCCCACGCTGGAGCCCTGCCCCCAGCCCGAAGACGGCGTGACCTACGCCAAGAAGATCGACAAGGCCGAAGCCCGCATCGACTGGACCCGCCCGGCGGTGGAGATCGACCGGCAGATTCGCGGGCTGGCCCCCTTCCCCGGCGCATGGTGCGAAATCATGGGCGAACGGGTAAAGTTGCTGGCGAGCCGTCTGGCCGAAGGCGACGGCACACCGGGACAGGTGCTGCCGCGGGGCGAAGATCAACTGGTGGTGGCCTGCAGCGAGGGCGCGGTGGAACTGCGCCGGGCGCAACGCGCGGGCGGCAAGCCGCTGGCGACCGAAGAGTTCCTGCGGGGCATCGATCTGCCAGAGCAGCTAAGCTGA
- a CDS encoding MalY/PatB family protein — protein MTFDEMIDRRGTHCSKWDMMEPLYGVSPEDGIAMWVADMDFRPPACVTGALAAMVDHGIYGYFGDEAAYLDAVQWWSGERHGWTPEREAIFTTHGLVNGTGMCIDAFTRPGDGVVLLTPVYHAFARTIRAAEREVVECELARDAEGTYQLDIAAWDAQMTGTETMLILCSPHNPGGRVWTPAELREIADFAIRHDLILVSDEIHQDLLMPGHTHTPMVKVDGISDRLVMMTAATKTFNIAGAHIGNVIVPDSDLRARFAKRMSGVGISPNSFGLHMVTAAYSPEGAAWVDDLCAYLDGNRRLFDAGINAIPGLRSMPLEGTYLAWVDFTGAGMDQAEALRRVQDEARIVVNHGTTFGKGGESFLRFNLATPRARVEEAVTRMQAAFADLQ, from the coding sequence ATGACCTTTGACGAGATGATCGACCGCCGTGGAACCCATTGCTCGAAATGGGACATGATGGAGCCGCTCTACGGCGTCTCGCCGGAGGATGGCATCGCGATGTGGGTCGCGGATATGGACTTCCGCCCGCCTGCCTGCGTGACCGGGGCGCTGGCGGCGATGGTCGATCATGGGATCTACGGCTATTTCGGCGATGAGGCGGCCTATCTAGACGCCGTGCAATGGTGGTCGGGCGAACGCCACGGCTGGACCCCGGAGCGGGAGGCGATCTTTACCACGCACGGGCTGGTTAACGGCACAGGCATGTGCATCGATGCCTTTACTCGCCCCGGCGATGGTGTGGTGCTGCTGACCCCGGTCTATCACGCCTTTGCCCGCACCATCCGTGCGGCGGAACGCGAAGTCGTGGAATGTGAACTGGCCCGCGACGCCGAAGGCACCTACCAGCTCGACATCGCCGCGTGGGATGCGCAGATGACCGGCACGGAAACGATGCTGATCCTGTGTTCGCCCCATAATCCCGGCGGGCGTGTCTGGACCCCGGCGGAACTGCGCGAGATCGCGGATTTCGCGATCCGCCATGACCTGATCCTCGTGTCCGATGAGATCCATCAAGATCTGCTGATGCCCGGTCACACCCATACGCCGATGGTCAAGGTCGACGGTATTTCCGACCGGCTGGTGATGATGACGGCGGCCACCAAGACGTTCAATATCGCAGGCGCCCATATCGGCAACGTCATCGTGCCCGACTCCGATCTGCGCGCGCGGTTCGCCAAGCGGATGTCGGGCGTGGGCATTTCGCCCAATTCCTTTGGGCTGCATATGGTCACCGCCGCCTATTCCCCCGAAGGTGCGGCATGGGTCGATGACCTTTGCGCCTATCTCGATGGCAACCGGCGGCTGTTCGATGCGGGGATCAACGCCATTCCCGGCCTGCGCTCGATGCCGCTGGAGGGCACCTATCTGGCATGGGTCGATTTCACCGGCGCGGGCATGGATCAGGCCGAAGCGCTGCGCCGCGTGCAGGATGAGGCCCGCATCGTCGTCAATCACGGCACCACCTTTGGCAAGGGCGGTGAGAGCTTCCTTCGGTTCAACCTCGCCACGCCCCGCGCGCGGGTGGAGGAGGCCGTGACCCGCATGCAGGCGGCGTTCGCCGATCTTCAGTAA
- a CDS encoding ABC transporter ATP-binding protein, with amino-acid sequence MKPTEIIDAFRPAEGAPPRTLAAFLLWCLKGAMPVLLAAGLLSSLVGGLEVIAASLLGVVIDTALAAGPETFFRDHVWLIVGITLFFIVLRPVLAGLATGANALVIQPNVNPLVLSRLHRWTMGQAVTYFDNDFAGRIAQKQMQCSRAVTEVVSEVVNVVFFALASIVGAVFLLGAIDWRVAVVLGIWTAAYLGLMRYFLPRIRVRAKDRAGARAMVSGQVVDTITNIKTVKLFAHAAHEDRSALTAMARFRDRVIHMGRISTAFRFALMTLAGCLPVLLIGGTLLLWSEGAASAGDIAAAGTIAIRIAQMTGWVSFALLGIYSSLGEVEDGMNTLTPPHTLTDRDGALDLPRAEGRVSFEDVGFAYGRRHGGVQGISLTLEPGQKCGIVGASGAGKSTLVSLLLRLYDTEAGAIRIDGHDIRDLTQESLRRQIGMVTQETAMFNRSARDNVKYGRPDATDAQMIEATRRAEAHGFICELEDYAGRTGYEAHLGERGVRLSGGQRQRVALARAILKDAPILVLDEATSALDSEVEAQIQSALDRVMVGKTVLAIAHRLSTIARMDRIIVLDQGRIVEDGTHDELLAADGLYARYWARQSGGFLGAEDRDDRAAE; translated from the coding sequence ATGAAACCGACCGAAATCATCGATGCTTTCCGCCCCGCCGAAGGGGCGCCGCCCCGCACGCTGGCGGCGTTTCTGTTGTGGTGCCTGAAAGGCGCGATGCCGGTGCTGTTGGCCGCGGGTCTGCTGTCGAGCCTCGTCGGCGGGCTGGAGGTCATCGCAGCGTCGCTGCTGGGCGTGGTGATCGATACCGCGCTTGCCGCCGGGCCAGAGACGTTTTTTCGGGATCATGTCTGGCTGATCGTCGGCATCACGCTGTTTTTCATCGTGCTGCGGCCCGTGCTGGCGGGGCTGGCGACCGGGGCCAATGCGCTGGTCATTCAGCCGAACGTCAACCCGCTGGTTCTGTCGCGGCTGCACCGCTGGACGATGGGACAGGCGGTGACCTATTTCGATAACGATTTCGCCGGGCGCATCGCGCAAAAGCAGATGCAATGTTCCCGCGCCGTGACCGAGGTGGTGTCCGAGGTCGTCAACGTCGTCTTTTTTGCGCTGGCGTCGATTGTCGGCGCGGTGTTCCTCTTGGGCGCAATAGACTGGCGCGTGGCGGTGGTGCTGGGCATCTGGACCGCCGCCTATCTGGGTTTGATGCGCTATTTCCTGCCGCGCATCCGCGTCCGCGCCAAGGACCGCGCCGGCGCGCGGGCGATGGTGTCGGGGCAGGTCGTGGATACGATCACCAATATCAAGACGGTCAAGCTTTTCGCCCATGCCGCGCATGAGGACCGCTCCGCCCTGACCGCGATGGCCCGATTTCGCGACCGGGTGATCCACATGGGGCGCATTTCCACCGCGTTCCGGTTCGCGCTGATGACGCTGGCGGGGTGTCTGCCCGTGCTGCTGATTGGCGGCACGCTTCTGTTGTGGTCCGAGGGTGCGGCCAGCGCCGGGGACATCGCCGCGGCGGGCACCATCGCGATCCGGATCGCACAGATGACCGGCTGGGTCAGCTTTGCGCTGCTGGGGATCTATTCCAGTCTGGGCGAGGTCGAGGACGGCATGAACACCCTGACCCCGCCTCACACCCTGACCGACCGCGACGGCGCGCTGGATCTGCCGCGGGCCGAGGGGCGCGTCAGCTTCGAGGATGTGGGATTTGCCTATGGGCGGCGTCACGGAGGCGTGCAGGGCATCTCCCTGACGCTGGAGCCGGGGCAGAAATGCGGCATCGTCGGCGCATCGGGCGCGGGGAAATCGACGCTCGTGTCGCTGCTGCTGCGGCTTTACGACACCGAGGCGGGCGCGATCCGCATCGATGGCCATGACATCCGCGACCTGACGCAGGAAAGCCTGCGGCGCCAGATCGGGATGGTCACGCAGGAAACCGCGATGTTCAATCGCTCCGCCCGTGACAACGTCAAATACGGCCGCCCCGACGCCACCGACGCGCAGATGATCGAGGCCACGCGCCGCGCCGAGGCGCATGGTTTCATCTGCGAGTTGGAGGATTACGCCGGGCGCACGGGCTACGAGGCGCATCTGGGGGAACGCGGCGTGCGGCTGTCGGGCGGGCAGCGGCAGCGCGTGGCGCTTGCCCGCGCGATCCTGAAGGATGCGCCGATCCTTGTGCTGGACGAGGCGACAAGCGCGCTCGACAGCGAGGTGGAGGCACAGATCCAATCGGCGCTGGACCGGGTGATGGTCGGCAAGACCGTGCTGGCGATTGCGCACCGCCTGTCGACGATCGCGCGGATGGACCGGATCATCGTGCTGGATCAGGGCCGCATCGTCGAGGATGGCACCCATGATGAATTGCTTGCCGCCGATGGGCTCTACGCCCGCTACTGGGCCCGGCAATCCGGCGGATTTCTGGGAGCCGAGGACCGCGACGACCGCGCGGCGGAATGA
- the def gene encoding peptide deformylase, which produces MTIRPFVPWPDRRLRSAAAPVEAVTDAIRTLWQDMIETMDAMPGVGLAAPQIGVMLRVAVVDASEGRGQAVRMANPEILHASGQMRTHEEGSPNLPGVWAPIERPRAVTVRFLNADGAVEERDFVHLWATSVQHQIDHLNGRMYFDRLGRVKREMLLRKAKKVRR; this is translated from the coding sequence ATGACCATCCGCCCCTTCGTGCCGTGGCCCGACCGCCGCCTGCGCAGCGCCGCCGCCCCCGTGGAGGCCGTGACCGACGCGATCCGCACCCTTTGGCAGGACATGATCGAGACGATGGACGCGATGCCGGGCGTGGGCCTTGCCGCGCCGCAGATCGGGGTGATGCTGCGGGTCGCCGTCGTCGATGCATCCGAGGGGCGCGGCCAGGCGGTGCGGATGGCCAATCCGGAGATCCTCCATGCCTCGGGCCAGATGCGCACCCATGAGGAAGGCAGCCCGAACCTGCCCGGCGTCTGGGCCCCGATCGAGCGTCCCCGCGCGGTGACCGTGCGGTTCCTCAACGCCGATGGCGCGGTGGAGGAGCGGGATTTCGTGCATCTCTGGGCGACCTCGGTCCAGCACCAGATCGATCATCTGAACGGACGCATGTATTTCGACCGGCTGGGCCGGGTGAAACGCGAGATGCTGTTGCGCAAAGCAAAGAAGGTGCGGCGATGA
- a CDS encoding TetR/AcrR family transcriptional regulator — MPARSPAPEPKKGRKYDQVIRGARSVFMQDGFEGASVDDIARTAGVSKATLYSYFPDKERLFMEVVTCECRKQADGALDEIDQTADPRQVLRLVGERLQQFVLSDFGRNVFRICVAESDRFPSLGHEFYECGPKLVREQLGNYLRCATERGEFEIEDFDLAADQFAELCKADIFARILMGVATSFTPEEARRVIDGAVDMFCARYAASAARH, encoded by the coding sequence ATGCCCGCGCGGTCGCCCGCCCCAGAGCCCAAAAAGGGCCGGAAATACGACCAGGTGATCCGTGGGGCGCGCAGCGTGTTCATGCAGGACGGGTTCGAAGGCGCCAGCGTCGATGACATCGCCCGCACCGCGGGTGTCTCGAAAGCGACGCTTTACAGCTACTTCCCCGATAAGGAGCGGCTGTTCATGGAGGTCGTCACCTGCGAATGCCGCAAACAGGCCGACGGCGCGCTGGACGAAATAGACCAGACCGCCGATCCCCGGCAGGTGCTGCGACTGGTGGGCGAACGGCTTCAGCAATTCGTGCTGTCGGATTTCGGGCGCAACGTGTTCCGCATCTGCGTCGCCGAAAGCGACCGTTTCCCCAGTCTTGGCCATGAATTCTACGAATGCGGTCCGAAACTGGTGCGCGAGCAATTGGGCAATTACCTGCGCTGCGCCACCGAACGGGGGGAATTCGAGATCGAGGATTTCGATCTTGCCGCCGATCAATTTGCCGAACTGTGCAAGGCCGATATCTTCGCGCGGATTCTGATGGGCGTTGCGACCAGCTTCACCCCGGAGGAAGCTCGGCGTGTGATAGATGGCGCGGTCGATATGTTCTGCGCGCGCTATGCCGCGTCCGCCGCCCGCCACTGA
- a CDS encoding NYN domain-containing protein, whose amino-acid sequence MERSTAPLLAVLIDADNTSPRWCRAIFDEIASLGEASVRRVYGDFSSQQMNGWNKVQAEFGLVPHHQPANTVGKNASDIALVIDAMDLMHSGRFDAFVLVSSDSDFTRLASRVREQGLDVFGIGAAKTPGAFRKACKRFIFLENLADSEDKDKPSETTERAAGRNPNEARDLILKAMDSIDQDDDWYTLGQLGQFIVASNPDFDTRTYGKKKLSDLVQDIKIFETKRGPGNQLLVRRLD is encoded by the coding sequence ATGGAACGCTCGACCGCCCCCCTGCTTGCCGTGCTGATCGACGCGGACAACACCTCGCCGCGCTGGTGCAGGGCGATCTTTGACGAGATCGCGTCACTGGGGGAGGCTTCGGTGCGCCGGGTCTATGGGGACTTCTCCAGCCAGCAGATGAACGGCTGGAACAAGGTTCAGGCGGAATTCGGTCTGGTGCCGCATCATCAGCCCGCAAACACCGTGGGTAAAAACGCCTCTGACATCGCGCTGGTGATCGACGCGATGGACCTGATGCATTCGGGGCGGTTCGATGCGTTTGTGCTGGTGTCGTCGGACAGCGATTTCACCCGTCTGGCCAGCCGGGTGCGCGAACAGGGTCTGGATGTGTTCGGGATCGGCGCGGCCAAGACGCCCGGCGCGTTCCGCAAGGCGTGCAAGCGGTTCATCTTCCTCGAGAATCTTGCCGATAGCGAGGACAAGGACAAGCCAAGCGAAACGACCGAGCGCGCCGCCGGGCGCAACCCCAATGAGGCGCGCGATCTGATTTTGAAGGCGATGGACAGCATCGATCAGGATGACGATTGGTATACGCTCGGCCAGCTGGGGCAGTTCATCGTCGCCTCGAACCCCGATTTCGACACCCGGACCTATGGCAAGAAAAAGCTCAGCGATCTGGTGCAGGACATCAAGATTTTCGAGACGAAGCGGGGCCCGGGCAACCAGCTTCTGGTGCGGCGGCTGGATTGA
- the def gene encoding peptide deformylase, whose translation MAIRPILIHPDPRLKKPAADVDTIDDGIRTLAADMLATMYDAPGIGLAAPQIGVMQRVLVMDCVKDPETNPRPMVLINPQVIAESEDRNVYEEGCLSIPEQYADVERPSEVTVRWLGLDGETHEEHFTGLWATCVQHEIDHLDGVLFIDYLKPLKRQMITRKMQKLKRERARA comes from the coding sequence ATGGCGATCAGACCTATACTCATCCACCCGGACCCCCGGCTCAAGAAACCCGCCGCCGATGTCGACACGATCGACGACGGCATCCGGACACTTGCCGCCGATATGCTTGCAACCATGTATGACGCGCCGGGCATCGGCCTTGCCGCACCGCAGATCGGCGTGATGCAGCGCGTGCTGGTGATGGATTGCGTGAAAGACCCCGAGACCAACCCCCGCCCGATGGTGTTGATCAATCCGCAGGTCATCGCGGAATCGGAAGACCGCAACGTCTATGAGGAAGGCTGCCTGTCGATCCCCGAGCAATATGCCGATGTTGAGCGCCCGAGCGAGGTGACCGTGCGGTGGCTGGGGCTGGATGGCGAAACCCATGAAGAACATTTCACCGGTCTGTGGGCGACCTGCGTGCAGCATGAGATCGACCATCTCGACGGTGTGCTGTTCATTGATTACCTCAAGCCGCTGAAGCGTCAGATGATCACGCGCAAGATGCAGAAGCTGAAGCGGGAACGGGCGCGCGCCTGA
- a CDS encoding AEC family transporter — protein MLAIFLETLPFFALIALGYGAGRMRFFTAEATAWLTKFVFYFALSAMLFRFAAQLSFSQFLNGPFLLAYLSGCLVVYGLATAVALWRGVGMAQAAVEAQCAVIGNTGFLGVPMLVMLMGEGAVLPLVMVLAIDLLVFSTLIVILITASREGRIRPSTLLRVLRGLLANPMIVSIALGLAWSAAGWAMPGPMEEFLTLLGNAATPGALFAIGASLAGKSAERVSVASWLSVCKLLLHPAAVAVFALWVFPVEPYLAGIMISAAALPVAGNVFMLAQHYGVAPARASAAILFSTAASIVTLPAVIAWVSAR, from the coding sequence ATGCTGGCGATTTTTCTAGAGACACTGCCGTTTTTCGCGCTGATCGCGCTGGGCTATGGCGCGGGCCGAATGCGGTTCTTTACCGCCGAGGCGACGGCGTGGCTGACGAAATTCGTGTTCTACTTCGCGCTATCAGCGATGCTATTCCGCTTTGCCGCGCAGTTGAGCTTCTCGCAATTCCTGAACGGGCCGTTCCTGCTGGCCTATCTGTCCGGCTGTCTGGTGGTCTACGGGCTAGCTACGGCGGTGGCACTGTGGCGCGGCGTCGGCATGGCGCAGGCGGCGGTGGAGGCCCAATGCGCGGTGATCGGCAATACCGGGTTTCTGGGCGTGCCGATGCTGGTGATGCTGATGGGCGAGGGCGCAGTGCTACCCTTGGTGATGGTGCTGGCAATCGACCTGCTGGTGTTTTCCACCCTGATCGTGATCCTGATCACCGCCAGCCGGGAGGGCCGCATCCGCCCCTCGACCTTGCTGCGGGTTCTGCGCGGGCTGCTGGCCAACCCGATGATCGTGTCCATTGCCTTGGGGCTGGCATGGTCGGCGGCGGGGTGGGCGATGCCGGGCCCGATGGAAGAATTCCTGACGCTGCTGGGCAATGCCGCGACGCCCGGCGCGCTGTTTGCCATTGGCGCATCGCTGGCTGGCAAAAGCGCCGAACGGGTGTCTGTCGCGTCGTGGCTGTCGGTGTGCAAGCTGCTGCTGCATCCGGCGGCGGTCGCCGTCTTTGCATTATGGGTGTTCCCGGTGGAGCCCTATCTGGCCGGGATCATGATTTCGGCGGCGGCGCTGCCGGTGGCGGGCAATGTATTCATGTTGGCGCAGCATTACGGGGTTGCCCCCGCACGGGCATCCGCCGCGATCCTGTTTTCGACCGCAGCCAGCATCGTGACCCTGCCCGCCGTGATCGCATGGGTCAGCGCGCGCTGA
- a CDS encoding S-(hydroxymethyl)glutathione dehydrogenase/class III alcohol dehydrogenase: MKTRAAVAIKAGSKLEVMDVNLEGPRAGEVLVEIKATGICHTDEFTLSGADPEGLFPAILGHEGAGVVVEVGAGVTTLKPGDHVIPLYTPECRQCPSCLSQKTNLCTSIRGTQGQGLMPDGSSRFSTLDGDPILHYMGCSTFSNHTVLPEIALAKVREDAPFDKICYIGCGVTTGIGAVINTAKVEIGAKAVVFGLGGIGLNVIQGLRLAGADMIIGVDLNNDKKEWGERFGMTHFVNPSEIGEDLVPYLVNLTKTPFDQIGGADYSFDCTGNVKVMRDALECTHRGWGQSIIIGVAPAGAEIATRPFQLVTGRTWKGTAFGGARGRTDVPQIVDWYMDGKIEIDPMITHTLSLDEINKGFDLMHSGESIRSVVVY; encoded by the coding sequence ATGAAAACGCGTGCTGCTGTCGCGATCAAAGCTGGCAGTAAACTCGAGGTGATGGACGTCAATCTGGAAGGCCCCCGCGCCGGCGAAGTGCTGGTGGAGATCAAGGCCACCGGCATCTGCCACACCGACGAGTTCACCCTGTCGGGCGCCGATCCCGAAGGGCTTTTTCCCGCCATTCTGGGCCATGAGGGCGCGGGCGTGGTGGTGGAGGTTGGCGCAGGCGTGACCACGCTGAAGCCCGGCGATCACGTCATCCCGCTTTATACGCCGGAATGTCGGCAGTGCCCGTCCTGCCTGAGCCAGAAAACCAACCTCTGCACCTCGATCCGGGGGACGCAGGGGCAGGGGCTTATGCCTGATGGCAGTTCCCGGTTTTCCACGCTCGATGGCGATCCGATCCTGCATTACATGGGCTGCTCGACCTTCTCGAACCACACCGTGCTGCCGGAAATCGCGCTGGCCAAGGTGCGCGAGGACGCGCCGTTCGACAAGATCTGCTATATCGGCTGTGGCGTCACCACCGGCATCGGCGCAGTCATTAACACCGCCAAGGTCGAGATCGGCGCCAAGGCGGTGGTGTTCGGTCTGGGCGGTATCGGCCTGAACGTCATCCAAGGCCTGCGGTTGGCGGGCGCGGATATGATCATCGGCGTCGATCTGAACAACGACAAGAAGGAATGGGGCGAGCGTTTCGGCATGACCCATTTCGTCAACCCGTCGGAGATCGGCGAGGATCTGGTGCCCTATCTGGTCAACCTGACCAAGACGCCCTTCGATCAGATCGGCGGCGCGGATTATTCCTTTGACTGCACCGGCAATGTGAAGGTGATGCGCGACGCGCTGGAATGCACCCATCGCGGGTGGGGACAGTCGATCATCATCGGCGTGGCGCCCGCAGGGGCGGAGATCGCGACCCGTCCGTTCCAGTTGGTCACGGGCCGGACGTGGAAGGGCACGGCCTTTGGCGGCGCGCGTGGCCGCACCGATGTCCCGCAAATTGTCGACTGGTATATGGACGGCAAGATCGAGATCGATCCGATGATTACCCACACGCTGAGCCTCGACGAGATCAACAAGGGGTTTGATCTGATGCATTCGGGCGAGTCGATCCGGAGTGTCGTGGTCTACTGA
- the def gene encoding peptide deformylase translates to MAVLPILRWPDPALSTPCPPVAEIDDTLRALIRDMLDTMYDAPGRGLAAPQVGVLTRLFVMDVTWKDGTPTPRVMINPRILWQSEEAGRGEEGCLSIPGVTACVKRPLEARFGWTDPDGVAREETLTGFEARCAQHELDHLDGRVTLDRIGPRARARLQQELAL, encoded by the coding sequence ATGGCAGTGCTGCCAATCCTGCGCTGGCCCGATCCGGCGCTGTCGACCCCGTGCCCGCCGGTGGCGGAGATCGACGACACGCTGCGCGCGCTGATCCGTGACATGCTCGACACGATGTATGACGCGCCGGGCCGCGGGCTTGCGGCGCCTCAGGTGGGGGTGCTGACCCGGCTGTTCGTCATGGATGTGACGTGGAAGGACGGCACGCCCACACCACGGGTGATGATCAACCCGCGCATCCTGTGGCAATCCGAAGAAGCCGGTCGCGGCGAGGAGGGATGTCTGTCGATCCCCGGTGTTACCGCCTGCGTGAAGCGCCCGCTGGAGGCGCGGTTTGGCTGGACCGATCCCGATGGCGTGGCCCGCGAAGAAACGCTGACCGGGTTCGAGGCCCGCTGTGCGCAGCACGAACTGGACCATCTCGACGGGCGGGTGACGCTCGACCGGATCGGACCGCGCGCCCGCGCCCGGCTGCAACAGGAACTTGCCTTATGA